The genomic stretch GCTCCGCAGACGGGACTGATATCCCTAAGTCGGAACGACATATAACTCGCTTAATGAAAAAAGGATCGAAAACTTGCTGGCATTCTCTATTTCACCCCATATTGATTATGGCAGATGAATTCCCACCTTTCTTTTTAGGCAATATAAAGAAACCAGTCTATCGGCAAGGCAAGCGAAAACTATTGTCAAGCTTACTGAACCGGCTCACCTTGACATTCTTGCCATCTAATTAAGAGGTTTTAGCACACACATAGCTTCTGCCAGCATACATCCAGTCAGCATTGGGGTCAAAGCCACAGGAGCGTCATCTGCCGGAGCATTCCACCAATCTCCACTATACAGCATGGTGTTTTTATTTACCCCATTTTCTGCCATAACTGTTGCACATTTTGTGATGTAGGTGTGGAATTTCTCATGGCTGACAGCATCTAAGTCAGGCTCATTGACTAAGTTCACAAAATAGCGGAAGAAGATGCCATTGAAAAGCCCCCCGTCACCGGAAGTGGAATTTGGAAGAACACCGTTATTGGTGGACATACGGTCTATGACATAATTGGAGGCCTGAACAGCATCTTCCAGGTATTGCTTCTCCCCGGTAATCTTATACAATTCATGCGCCGCTCCTAAAAAAGTACCCTGATTATAGGTATAGATAGCTTGATCTATCTTCCCTTCCCTGTTCATATTATCAAATACTTTTCCTTCACTTGGTTCATATAGATTATTCCTTAACCAAGTGTATATTTTCACCGCTTCATCCAGATAGGCTTGTTTAGCTTTATCTCCCGGGGTGCTGATCTGATCATACAGGGTATAAATCCTAGCGGCGACTAAAGCGCCCGGCCCATTGGAACAGGCATTTTTTGTTTTCTCCACGTCGGTTTTCCAGGTAATCCCGCCATACCAGGGAGCTTCATCCTCCGGCCCCCAGTTGGTCCATATCCAGTCATTGTACATCTGGTTTGCTTTCGCAAAATATTGCTCATCGCCAGTGGATTCGTACATTCTTAACTGAGCCAGCACTATCCATTCCATATCATCCACAAACTCATTCCACCAGGCATCTTCTTCTCTCCCTGAGAAATTATACCGAGGTGCTCCATCCCACCATAACGGATAAAGATCCAGATAAAACTGGTCTGAGGTGCGCTTATACCCATCCACTACTACATCCATTGCATGGGCCTGCGGCCAATAGTGATTGGTAGTCATATTAGACATATCACTCCCGTAATTGAAGTAGTACCGGTCTTCATATCCTTCAAAATTAGCTCCCCAGAAATGCCTGATCAACGCTCTATTCATCCCCTCAGCCAGTTCTTCCCAATAAGCCTGATCTTTATCCGGCACGCTATTATCCAGTTCCTCTGAAGTTCTATTCAAATCCAATTCTTGCTTAGTTTGGCTCTTGCTTCCGCAAAAGGAAAAAATGAGGATGGTGGATAAGGTGAGTACTAAATTGATTTTTTTCATCTGATATTGATTTAATTCACTCCGCTTTGGTAGACTAGAACAAGCCTGCACCAGTACGAAGAGAAATTATAGTGGTGCCGGAAAATAGGGTTATGGAAAAACTACCGTCTGATTAAGAGAAATCATTTCCCCTCTTAATCAGACGGCAGTAAAATAAATTATTCAAACATGCCTTCCTCTTGCAAAAAGGCAGCTGCTTCTATCAGCATCATGCCTGATAACTGGGTGGTCAAGTCAGTTTGGCCAGTTGGCAATTCTCTCCAGCTAGGCCCTGAGAGCATTTCCGGTCTTTTTAAACCTGACTTATAAAACGTATCCGCATTAAACTTCAGAAAATCAATCATAGCTTGGCGGTCAGTTTCATTTATGGAAGGCTCTTGGATCAATTCAGTAAAATACCGGACGAAAATCCCCTTGAATAAGCCCCCATCTCCCTGACCTTCATTTTTCAAGATACCTTCAGTAGATATTTCTGAACGGGTCATGGACGACTTTGCCGTCTGGATTGCATCCAAGAGATAGCCATTTTCTCCGGTAATCTGGTATAAACGAAGTCCGGATCCAATCCAAGTGCCGGCATTATACGTGAATATCCAATCTTTCTTCACCGTAGGCACGCCTTCTATCAGTTCTATATTATCCCAAACAAGTCCTGTCTCAGGATCTACCAAATTTTCCTTTTGCCATACATACAAGTCTTTGGCCCAATCCAGGTAATACTCATCATTGCTTACATGATAAAGTCTGGTCGCCAGTACAATGGTTGGCCCATTGGAAACCGCATTTTTGAGGTTTGGCGTATCCTTTTTCCAAGTGATCCCTCCA from Algoriphagus sp. NG3 encodes the following:
- a CDS encoding glycoside hydrolase family 76 protein; this translates as MKKINLVLTLSTILIFSFCGSKSQTKQELDLNRTSEELDNSVPDKDQAYWEELAEGMNRALIRHFWGANFEGYEDRYYFNYGSDMSNMTTNHYWPQAHAMDVVVDGYKRTSDQFYLDLYPLWWDGAPRYNFSGREEDAWWNEFVDDMEWIVLAQLRMYESTGDEQYFAKANQMYNDWIWTNWGPEDEAPWYGGITWKTDVEKTKNACSNGPGALVAARIYTLYDQISTPGDKAKQAYLDEAVKIYTWLRNNLYEPSEGKVFDNMNREGKIDQAIYTYNQGTFLGAAHELYKITGEKQYLEDAVQASNYVIDRMSTNNGVLPNSTSGDGGLFNGIFFRYFVNLVNEPDLDAVSHEKFHTYITKCATVMAENGVNKNTMLYSGDWWNAPADDAPVALTPMLTGCMLAEAMCVLKPLN
- a CDS encoding glycoside hydrolase family 76 protein; translated protein: MKNNLVMLSMLSGMAFTSCVDKDLGPLRNNFEEVEEIVYDYAATADSMQSSTYSLYIAADGSFNFSPGGSFGGYWPNAHALHVYVDAYTRTGNGIYLDRMKKLLNGIKSNNGGTFTNVFNDDMLWLGNSCVRAYEATGDEEYLEVAEFLWHDILESYSEVFGGGITWKKDTPNLKNAVSNGPTIVLATRLYHVSNDEYYLDWAKDLYVWQKENLVDPETGLVWDNIELIEGVPTVKKDWIFTYNAGTWIGSGLRLYQITGENGYLLDAIQTAKSSMTRSEISTEGILKNEGQGDGGLFKGIFVRYFTELIQEPSINETDRQAMIDFLKFNADTFYKSGLKRPEMLSGPSWRELPTGQTDLTTQLSGMMLIEAAAFLQEEGMFE